One stretch of Legionella birminghamensis DNA includes these proteins:
- a CDS encoding FKBP-type peptidyl-prolyl cis-trans isomerase, producing MKMKLVAAATMGLAMSTAIAASDVTLSTDMDKLSYSIGADLGKNFKKQGIEINPTAMAKGLQDGMSGSQLMLTEDQMKEVLNNFQKDLMAKRNAEFSKKSEENKAKGETFLSQNKSKEGVVSLPSGLQYKIIETGSGAKPAKDDTVTVEYTGRTIDGQVFDSTDKSGKPATFKVSQVIPGWTEALQLMPAGSTWEIYIPSGLAYGPRSVGGPIGPNETLIFKIHLISVKKAGA from the coding sequence ATGAAGATGAAACTGGTCGCTGCAGCTACCATGGGTCTGGCTATGTCCACCGCAATTGCTGCGTCCGATGTGACTCTCTCTACTGACATGGATAAATTATCCTACAGTATTGGCGCTGATTTGGGTAAAAATTTCAAAAAACAAGGTATTGAAATAAACCCAACAGCAATGGCGAAAGGCTTACAGGATGGTATGAGCGGCAGCCAGCTCATGTTGACTGAAGATCAGATGAAAGAAGTTCTGAACAACTTTCAAAAAGATTTGATGGCTAAGCGAAATGCGGAGTTCAGTAAAAAATCTGAAGAAAACAAAGCAAAAGGTGAAACCTTTTTAAGCCAGAATAAATCCAAAGAAGGTGTTGTCAGCTTACCCAGCGGACTCCAGTACAAAATTATTGAAACTGGCAGCGGTGCAAAACCTGCTAAAGACGATACAGTAACTGTAGAGTACACTGGCAGAACAATTGATGGTCAGGTATTTGACAGCACTGACAAGTCTGGCAAACCGGCTACCTTCAAAGTATCTCAGGTCATTCCTGGCTGGACCGAAGCGCTGCAGTTAATGCCAGCTGGCTCAACCTGGGAAATCTATATTCCTTCAGGGCTGGCTTACGGTCCAAGAAGTGTTGGCGGGCCCATTGGTCCAAATGAAACTTTAATTTTCAAGATTCATTTGATTTCTGTAAAGAAAGCTGGCGCTTAA
- the tilS gene encoding tRNA lysidine(34) synthetase TilS: MGFSGGLDSTVLVYALSQIPKLKKKLIAVHINHGLSPNANAWEVHCQQFCQQQKVPLIAYQLRLNITSNIEKLAREKRYEVFTTLLRDNTCLLLGHHRDDQAETLLLQLFRGAGIEGLSAMPAWRSLGQGLIFRPLLDYTRAEIEAFANDHRLPWINDESNEKTHFSRNFLRHTLMPLIKQRWPGINDNLARTAAHCQQAQRLLNDLALIDCPQLQERSDILDCAALLTLDKDRLNNIIRYWLKQNQVTMPDSLTFNRITSELLLSRSDAAAVVNWGRVVIRRYKTCLFLENKPMVPKLSRIAWHDFPETLVAPAMSIKAIPAPAGIRILPDDEVEILFRQGGEQIRLHRQSKSLKKLFQEWQVPQWLREKIPLLYINGELAMVIGYAISDTFFQKDLPHTYVIESKPGTSENPS; the protein is encoded by the coding sequence GTGGGATTTAGCGGCGGGCTGGATTCCACGGTATTAGTATATGCTCTAAGCCAGATTCCCAAGCTCAAAAAGAAATTGATTGCTGTTCATATTAATCATGGCTTAAGCCCAAATGCGAATGCCTGGGAAGTTCACTGTCAACAATTCTGCCAGCAACAGAAAGTTCCGCTTATCGCTTATCAGCTGCGTCTGAATATCACATCAAATATTGAGAAGCTGGCACGGGAAAAGCGTTATGAGGTTTTCACAACTCTACTCAGGGATAATACTTGCCTGTTGCTGGGGCATCACCGTGATGATCAGGCAGAAACCTTACTTCTACAGTTGTTTCGTGGCGCAGGTATAGAAGGTTTGTCGGCTATGCCTGCCTGGCGTTCCTTAGGTCAGGGACTTATTTTCAGGCCTTTGCTGGATTACACCCGTGCAGAAATAGAAGCTTTCGCGAATGATCATAGGCTGCCCTGGATTAATGATGAAAGTAATGAGAAAACGCATTTTTCGAGAAACTTCCTGCGTCATACGCTAATGCCACTAATAAAGCAACGCTGGCCGGGGATCAACGATAACCTTGCCCGAACGGCTGCGCATTGCCAGCAGGCACAGCGCTTGTTAAATGATTTAGCCTTGATTGACTGCCCGCAGCTGCAAGAGCGTTCAGACATACTGGACTGCGCTGCTTTGCTGACGCTTGATAAAGACAGGCTTAATAATATAATTCGCTATTGGCTTAAACAAAATCAAGTAACAATGCCCGATAGCTTGACGTTTAACCGTATCACTTCAGAATTATTACTAAGCCGAAGCGATGCCGCAGCTGTAGTGAACTGGGGGAGGGTTGTAATAAGGAGGTACAAAACCTGTTTGTTTCTCGAAAATAAACCGATGGTTCCAAAACTATCACGAATTGCATGGCATGATTTCCCTGAGACCTTAGTAGCTCCTGCAATGTCAATTAAAGCGATCCCTGCTCCAGCTGGGATTCGTATTTTACCCGATGATGAGGTTGAGATTTTATTTCGTCAGGGGGGCGAGCAAATCCGCTTGCACAGGCAATCCAAATCACTCAAAAAATTATTTCAGGAATGGCAAGTTCCTCAGTGGCTAAGGGAGAAAATTCCGCTGCTGTATATTAACGGGGAGCTCGCGATGGTCATAGGATATGCAATTTCCGATACTTTTTTTCAAAAGGATTTGCCGCATACTTATGTCATTGAAAGCAAACCAGGGACATCAGAGAATCCAAGCTAA